AATGAATTATTACTCTCCTGCAATTATGGTATGGGATTATTTGGGGTAACTTTACCTGAGATTTAGATTTTCGGCAACTGTGCTAGAATTTCGGACATCACACTACAAAGGAGTCTTCATTTATGCCTATGCAGATTGGTTTGGACGAACTGCTCACCATGCTTGTATCACGCGTTGAAGAAATGTCCCTCGACCTCGAGAACCAGAAGAGCCGCTTCAACATTATGTTTCGTATGCTGTACAAGAAGGGCTTGTTTGACGAGAATGACGCACTCGAAGCCATCAGGGACGAGAACAAGATACTTCTTGAGCTTGGCCTGATAAAGGCGATGCCCGATGATGCCACCCTCAAGGCCGCCGCAGACAACCTCATGCTGTGGATAAAGGGCGACGCGAAGGAGATACGCCGCTCGATGGAGGAACTACAGAAGAGACTGCAGGAGGAAGCGGAGAGGCAGAGAGCACCGAAGATTGACGTAGCTCCCGCCGGAGTGCTGAACGAGTTAGACCGTCTCGGAGGTTCGGGCGGCGGCAAGAAGCTAATACTTTAACCATGAACCGCCTCAAAGACTCGTGGCGCAGACTTTCGGGCAAGGGCTGGGCGATAGCTCTGCTGGACTTCGTGCTTCTGGCTATGGCGGTGTACTTGGGTTACGCGCTGAGGCTCGGCATAGTCGTTCCCCGCTACCTCCCGGACTGCCGGGCCGTAATGCTCACGCTCCCGCTGGTATGTGTAACGGTCTTCGCGCTGTTCGGGCAGTACCGCACGATGTGGCAGCACGCGGGCACTGAGGACTACAACAAATTCCTGTGGCTGTACATAGTCTCGATACTCGCCTTCCTCCTAATCAACGGCATCCTGAAGATCGCGGTCTTTCCGCGCGTGTCGTTCACGATAGCTTTATTCGCTGGAATGTTCCTGTGCGGAGGCCTGAGGGTCTCGTGGCTGATGGCCAAGTCCATACACTCGCGCCCTAAGGGGCTGAAAGCAATAATCTTCGGGGCGGGCGAGGCAGGAGCATTCCTTGCGCGCGACCTTATGCGCAACCCGTCGGAACTTTACCCGGCAGGCTTCGTTGACGATGATGTCAGCAAGATAGGCCGGTACGTTTCGGGCTTGAAGGTTATGGGGAGTTCCGCAGACCTCAGGGAGATAGTCAGCCGCGAGGGAATAGAGGTAGTGCTCATCGCGATACCGAGTGCGGCAGGGCAGAAGATTCGCCGCATCTACGACACTCTTGCTCCGCTGAATGTTCAGGTACGGATACTTCCGAGCCTCAGGGAACTTGCTGGCGGGACTGTGTCGGTCTCCCGTCTGCGCAAAGTCAGGCTCGAGGACTTGCTGGGCAGAGAACCCGTGCGCATAGACCTTGACCCGTCGATGAACTACATTCAGGGCAGGAGAGTTCTCATCACAGGAGCTGGCGGCTCAATCGGCAGCGAGATAGTCCGGCAGGTTCTGCACAACAAGCCCTCAGAGATTATCGCGCTCGGACACGGCGAACAGTCCATATACCTGCTGCTTGAGAGCCTGAACACGGACATTCCCGTGTATCCTGTGATTGCTGATGTTGCCGACGAGACGGCTATACGTTCGGTGTTCACTGAACACAGCCCGCAGGTCATCTTCCACGCGGCGGCACACAAGCATGTTCCGCTGATGGAGTTCTGCCCGCGCGAAGCTATGAGGGTCAATGACTTGGGCACGCGGACGATTGCCCGGACAGCCGGAGAGTTCAACGCCCAGCGCATGGTGATGATTTCCACCGACAAGGCCGTGAACCCATCAAGCATAATGGGAGCGACGAAGCGTCTTGCGGAGAAAATCCTCGAGCGCGAGCAGAGGACTTACCCCGAGACAAAGTACATGGCGGTGCGTTTCGGGAATGTTCTCGGGAGCAGGGGAAGCGTCATCCCGAAGTTCGAGGCACAGATAGCGGCAGGCGGCCCTGTAACTGTTACGCACCCCGACATGAAACGCTACTTCATGCTGATTCCTGAGGCAGTGAGCCTCGTGATTCAGGCGGGAGCACTCGGGCACGGCGGTGAACTCTTCGTGCTCGACATGGGAGAACCCGTAGTGATTAAGGACATGGCGGAGCTGTTGATTCGTCTGTGCGGTTACGAGCCCTACAAGGACATCGACATTGTGTTCTCGGGGATAAGGCCGGGCGAGAAGCTCTACGAGGAACTGTTCTACGACGAGAACGCCGTTCACGGTACGCTTCACCCGAAAATTTTCGTGAGTAACATTAAGTCCGGGCAGAACGACACTCCTCCCAACCTTGACGAGATGCTGGCGAACGCGCTCAACAATCCATCCGAAGCATTAGCCGTCCTGAAGCAGTTAGTGCCTGAGTACCAGTAAAAATATTCCCCTCCTCGTTTGTGAGAAGGGGATTTGCTTTATCCTGTGATTATCGCACTGCCCTTAATCAGGTAATCCATTCCGCTCCAGACCGTCAATATCATCGCCAGCCACATCAGCATCATTCCGCCGGGTATGTTCAGGATGAGCATGATGAGCGCGATTATCTGGCATACTGTCTTGAGCTTCCCGCCCTTCGACGCAGCTATCACGACGCCTTCAGCCGCCGCAACGAGCCTCAAGCCGGTAACGATAAATTCACGCGTGATTATCACCATGACGATCCACGCAGGAAGCCGGCCGAGCTCGATAAGTGCCAGCATCGCCGCAATCACGAGCACCTTGTCCGCGAGCGGGTCAATGAACTTCCCCAGCGTGGTAACCAGCTTGTATCTGCGCGCAATGTACCCATCGAACGCATCGGTTATCGACGCAATGATGAACACTGCCGCTGCCAGCGCATCACCCCAGCTCACGCCGGGAAGCCCCTCGTACAGAGGCTTGCTTATCCTGAGCGACAGGAACAGCAGAACGAGAGGCGCGAGGAAGACGCGTATCAGGCTTAATGTGTTGGGAACGTTAAAGATTTTAGGCCGCATACAGTTCACCTCAATATTATGGAGAATAACGAAATTTTACCCCAATTCCGCAAGCTGTTGCCATAATTCATTCTGCTTACTGTTGAGGTGGCGGGGAAGTTCTACGCGTATCCGAACGTACATGTCTCCGTTAGTGCCGTCGCGTTTCGGGAGTCCCTTGCCCCTCAGCCTCAGCTTCTGGCCGTCCTGAATGCCTGGAGGCATCGTAACTGAGACGTTACCTTCGAGCGTCTGGACGCTTATCTTCTTGCCGAGAACTGCGTCCCACACAGGGACTTTCACGTCGCGCGTGAGGTCATAGCCGTCGAGCGTGAACGTGTCGTGAGGTGCCGCGTGTATCGTCAGCTTCACGTCGCCGCCGCGTTCTGACTTTCCGGGAAGCGTGATCTTCGTGCCGTCCTTTATACCCTTCGGGAGGTGCGCCTTGATCTGCCTGCCGTTGAGCGTAAGGGTAACGTCTCCGGCCTTGAGTATCTGCTCAAGGGACATCGTAATCTCGGCCTCCGTGTCCTTGCTCACGGGACGCTGGTAGCCTCCTCCGCCGAAAATATCCCTGAACCCTCCGAACTGTCCGCCTGCTCCGCCAAACAACGTCTGGAAGAAGTCGCTGAAGTCCCCGCCGAACTCTACGTGCTGAAAGCCGCCTCCCTGCCCCCAGCCGGGCGGTGGCGTGAAGTCTTGGCCGCTCTGCATGTTCGGGTCTATCATGTCGTAACGCTGTCGTTTCTCGGGGTCTTTCAGAACCTCGTAGGCTTCATTAATCTCCTTGTAGCGTTCTTCTGCGCCGGGCTCTTTGTTCACATCGGGGTGATACTGCTTGGCGAGCTTTCGGTAGGCTTTGCGAATCTCGTCAGGCTTTGCGTCTCTCGATATTCCTAGTATCTGGTAATAATCTTTGTACTTCATCTATCACTATCTCCTTGACCTTGTTTAACTTTTTGTGAAGTGTAGCACACACAAGCACAAAAAAACAGACCCTCCGTCTGCCGGAAGGCCTGTCTGTTACGTCAAGTTACCTGCGCCTGAAGAGCAGTGCCAGCCCCAGAAGTCCGAGACTGAACGAAGCGCAGCCGCCACCGCCACCGCCTCCATCAGAGCTTTCTCCCTGACCTTCAGTGTTGTCAGGAGTTGTCTGAGTGTTCGGCGTGCCGCTGGTGTCCTGCTGAGCTGTAGAAGAACCCTGCACCATCCACATCGTGCCGGTTATCGCTCCGTCGTCGACACCGTCCGGCACAACCAGAAACCAATTAGTTCCTCCGCCTTTGACGAACTGCGGGCCGTCGCTGTTCCCAGTCGTGGGTACGTTGGCCAAGTAAGCGGTCAGTTCGAGGTGAGCTCCCTTGTTGCCGTCGGCAGCAGTGTACTTCAAGACCCCGTGCTGCAGTGCTTCGGTCGCGTCAAGCCCGCCGGAACCCACTACAGGCCAGGAATTGCTCGCTGTCTGGTAGTCGATCCTCAGTGCGGTAAAGAGCTTCTTGACCGCCGCGTTGTCGTTGTGAACGTCCGAGAGGTCAGAGCCCAGTGCCGCTTTGAGCTGTGCGCTGGAGAAATTCCACGAGTACGTCAGCGGGAAGATATCTCCTGCCGCCCTGTCCTTGAAGTCGATCTCTACGCCTGCGCCCTTAGAGGCCACGAAACCTCCAGAGCTTCTGTAGGCCCGTGATGTCGTGAAGGTAGGCGTTGAGGTCTTGAGCTCCGAGACCATTACGACATTCGCAACGTTCCAGACACTCTTGAAGTTTTGCTGGAAGGTTGATGACTTCACGATTGATTCTGACAGGTCAGCAAGGCTGATGGAGAGGTCATGCTCCGGCGAGATTGAGCCGATGTACGACGACAGGTAGTTGATGAACTCGCTGGAGACCCTGTTCATTATCGTAGCGTCCTGGTCGACGCGAACGACCCTGCTGGCTGTTGCGGGCTGTCCGTCGGGCATTGTTCTATTGGTCCTGACGGAGATTGTCGTTGTGCCGTAGTTGCGGGCTATGATGTTGCCGAGAGTTTCGTGTATGGAGATGACACCCGGGCTGCTTGACGACCATGTTACGGGCTCGCAGCCGTCTGCCGTTCCGCCGTAAGCGGTTGTGCCGTTCTCGTAGCGGATTACGGCGATGAGGCTTGCGGTCGTGCCGAGACTCTTGAGGGTGTTGGGGATGCCGCTCATGGTGATGCTGGCGATGTTGAGGCTCGTGTTTTCGCCGGGTTCTGCGCTGCTGCTGCTCTGCTCAACCTCAAACGCTCCTATGTCGAGGTAGTTGCTGTTGCCAGAAGGCTGAGGTCTGGTTACCCCGCGCTGATCCGTTTTGGGCAAGGTTGGTGCGTATGGAACTTTGTCCATTGCCCGCTCATCCAGAGGCAACGTAACTTCCTCGTCAAGTTTCACCGTCTGAAGCATGACCTGCTGTGTGTCCGACAGCTTTGAACCTATGTAGGGCGGAATATCCGCGCCGCTGGTTGATGCGTTGTCCGCAAGAGCAGCACTCTGGCCGAAGAACGTTGCGGTTGTCCAAGTAGATTTCTGCCTGTCCGTATTCTGCCCTGTCCATGCACCGTTCTGGTTGTTGTAGCCGTATATTCCGACCCTGTTGTAGCCTCCGCTGGCCGCCGAGCCGGAGGCAAAAATATCATTGCCGAACGTTGCATCATTGCCGACCGCTATAGATGCCATCAGAGTCAGCGTTCCGTTTCCTACGTAAATTCCGCCCCCGTTGCCGTTGCTGGAAGTGTTGCCGAGCGTAAACGTGCACATTGTTACGCTTACGCTTCCGAGCGTGTACAGAGCACCGCCCTCCGATGAAGAACCTTCCGCTTTGTTGCCTGCGAATGTGCTGTTGGTTATTTCGGAAGGCTTGGTAGTTCTGATGTCGATGTAAACAGCTCCGCCGTGCGCAGTCCCTGAACGATCGCTTGCTGTGTTGTCCGAGAAAGTGCAGCGTTCGATATTCATCGCATCAACCTCTACATAAACAGCTCCGCCATCACCTATTCCTGCGAAGTTGCTGACGAACTGCGTCTGCTCGATCTTCACGTTTGAGCCGTTGCCATACTGTGAATAATATAATGCTCCTGCGCTGCCTCTTTGGGCTTCGTTCTTGAGAAAGTAGCTTCCGCTTATCGTGAAATTTGTGGGGTCTCCCCAGATTGCTCCGCCCCTGCTGTCGCGGACAAAGTTATTCATGAATGAGGACTGCTCAATCGTCGCCGTGCTGCAACCATACAGCTTGAGTGCTCCTCCCTCAATGTCCGCCTCGTTGGCATCAAAGTAGCAGTTGGTGATCTTAGCCTCAGAAGTT
The sequence above is drawn from the Synergistaceae bacterium genome and encodes:
- a CDS encoding polysaccharide biosynthesis protein; the protein is MNRLKDSWRRLSGKGWAIALLDFVLLAMAVYLGYALRLGIVVPRYLPDCRAVMLTLPLVCVTVFALFGQYRTMWQHAGTEDYNKFLWLYIVSILAFLLINGILKIAVFPRVSFTIALFAGMFLCGGLRVSWLMAKSIHSRPKGLKAIIFGAGEAGAFLARDLMRNPSELYPAGFVDDDVSKIGRYVSGLKVMGSSADLREIVSREGIEVVLIAIPSAAGQKIRRIYDTLAPLNVQVRILPSLRELAGGTVSVSRLRKVRLEDLLGREPVRIDLDPSMNYIQGRRVLITGAGGSIGSEIVRQVLHNKPSEIIALGHGEQSIYLLLESLNTDIPVYPVIADVADETAIRSVFTEHSPQVIFHAAAHKHVPLMEFCPREAMRVNDLGTRTIARTAGEFNAQRMVMISTDKAVNPSSIMGATKRLAEKILEREQRTYPETKYMAVRFGNVLGSRGSVIPKFEAQIAAGGPVTVTHPDMKRYFMLIPEAVSLVIQAGALGHGGELFVLDMGEPVVIKDMAELLIRLCGYEPYKDIDIVFSGIRPGEKLYEELFYDENAVHGTLHPKIFVSNIKSGQNDTPPNLDEMLANALNNPSEALAVLKQLVPEYQ
- the pgsA gene encoding CDP-diacylglycerol--glycerol-3-phosphate 3-phosphatidyltransferase encodes the protein MRPKIFNVPNTLSLIRVFLAPLVLLFLSLRISKPLYEGLPGVSWGDALAAAVFIIASITDAFDGYIARRYKLVTTLGKFIDPLADKVLVIAAMLALIELGRLPAWIVMVIITREFIVTGLRLVAAAEGVVIAASKGGKLKTVCQIIALIMLILNIPGGMMLMWLAMILTVWSGMDYLIKGSAIITG
- a CDS encoding DnaJ domain-containing protein, which gives rise to MKYKDYYQILGISRDAKPDEIRKAYRKLAKQYHPDVNKEPGAEERYKEINEAYEVLKDPEKRQRYDMIDPNMQSGQDFTPPPGWGQGGGFQHVEFGGDFSDFFQTLFGGAGGQFGGFRDIFGGGGYQRPVSKDTEAEITMSLEQILKAGDVTLTLNGRQIKAHLPKGIKDGTKITLPGKSERGGDVKLTIHAAPHDTFTLDGYDLTRDVKVPVWDAVLGKKISVQTLEGNVSVTMPPGIQDGQKLRLRGKGLPKRDGTNGDMYVRIRVELPRHLNSKQNELWQQLAELG